A single Flavobacterium sp. 1 DNA region contains:
- a CDS encoding retropepsin-like aspartic protease — translation MKNLHEKLKKANYKKVKFKITKTQHLLIKVKINGVKGNFILDTGASNSCVGFESIEHFALEAKNSKTKASGAGATGMLTQISSNNKLQLNNWKHNKFDLVIFDLSHVNEALNHYKVKPVHGIIGADVLMKGKGIIDYFNHCLYLK, via the coding sequence ATGAAAAACTTACACGAAAAACTGAAGAAAGCAAATTATAAAAAAGTTAAGTTTAAAATCACCAAAACACAGCATCTTCTAATTAAGGTCAAAATCAATGGCGTGAAAGGAAATTTCATACTCGATACTGGCGCTTCAAACAGTTGTGTGGGATTTGAAAGCATCGAACATTTTGCATTGGAAGCCAAAAATTCCAAAACCAAAGCTTCGGGTGCCGGAGCAACAGGAATGCTGACGCAGATATCTTCCAACAACAAACTCCAATTGAACAACTGGAAACATAACAAGTTTGATCTTGTTATCTTCGATTTATCGCATGTAAATGAAGCTTTAAATCATTATAAGGTAAAACCTGTACACGGTATTATTGGAGCCGATGTTTTAATGAAAGGAAAAGGAATCATTGACTACTTTAATCATTGCTTGTATTTGAAGTAA
- the odhB gene encoding 2-oxoglutarate dehydrogenase complex dihydrolipoyllysine-residue succinyltransferase, giving the protein MILEMKVPSPGESIKEVEIATWLVKDGDYVEKDQAIAEVDSDKATLELPAEMSGIITLKAEEGDTVAVGAVVCLIDTDGAKPSGSAPAAEAPKATPAPVAPAPVAAAPAPAASYAAGTPSPAAKKILEEKNIAPATISGTGKGGRITKDDAVNAVPSMGTPTGGNRGSERTKLSMLRRKVAERLVAAKNETAMLTTFNEVNMTPINQIRNEYKDAFKAKHGGLGLGYMSFFTKAVTRALELYPDVNSMMDGDYKIAYDFADISIAVSGPKGLMVPVVRNAENLTFRGVEAEIKRLALRARDGQITVDDMTGGTFTITNGGVFGSMLSTPIINPPQSGILGMHNIIERPIAVNGKVEIHPMMYVALSYDHRIIDGRESVGFLVAVKEALENPLELLMGGNAKKALEL; this is encoded by the coding sequence ATGATTTTAGAAATGAAAGTCCCATCACCAGGGGAATCAATCAAAGAAGTAGAAATTGCAACATGGTTAGTTAAGGACGGAGATTATGTAGAAAAAGACCAAGCTATTGCTGAGGTTGATTCTGACAAAGCAACACTTGAATTGCCAGCTGAAATGAGCGGAATTATCACGTTAAAAGCAGAAGAAGGTGACACAGTAGCGGTTGGGGCAGTAGTTTGTCTTATTGATACTGACGGTGCAAAACCATCAGGTTCAGCTCCTGCAGCTGAAGCGCCAAAAGCAACACCTGCACCAGTGGCTCCGGCTCCGGTAGCCGCAGCACCTGCACCAGCAGCATCTTATGCAGCAGGGACTCCATCTCCAGCAGCTAAAAAAATATTAGAAGAAAAAAATATCGCTCCAGCAACAATATCAGGAACTGGTAAAGGCGGAAGAATAACTAAAGACGACGCTGTAAATGCAGTGCCTTCAATGGGAACTCCAACTGGTGGCAACCGTGGTTCTGAGCGTACAAAATTATCAATGCTGCGTCGTAAAGTTGCTGAGAGATTAGTAGCTGCTAAAAACGAAACAGCAATGTTAACTACTTTCAACGAAGTTAACATGACGCCAATCAACCAGATTCGTAACGAATACAAAGATGCTTTCAAAGCAAAACACGGCGGACTCGGTTTAGGATATATGTCTTTCTTTACTAAAGCCGTTACAAGAGCTTTAGAATTGTATCCAGACGTAAACTCTATGATGGATGGAGATTATAAAATAGCTTATGATTTTGCTGATATTTCAATCGCAGTTTCAGGACCAAAAGGACTTATGGTTCCTGTAGTTCGTAATGCTGAAAACTTGACTTTCCGTGGAGTTGAAGCTGAAATTAAAAGATTGGCACTTAGAGCCCGTGACGGTCAAATCACTGTTGACGACATGACTGGAGGAACTTTCACAATCACTAATGGTGGTGTTTTTGGTTCTATGTTATCTACTCCAATTATCAACCCTCCTCAATCTGGAATCCTTGGAATGCACAACATTATCGAGCGTCCTATTGCTGTAAATGGTAAAGTGGAAATTCACCCAATGATGTATGTTGCTCTTTCTTATGACCACAGAATTATCGACGGTCGTGAGTCTGTTGGTTTCTTGGTTGCTGTAAAAGAAGCGTTGGAAAACCCATTAGAATTATTGATGGGTGGGAATGCTAAAAAAGCATTGGAATTGTAA
- a CDS encoding TCR/Tet family MFS transporter — MASNKKQAAIGFIFITMLIDITGWGIIIPVIPKLIKELIHGDVSEAAKYGGWLTFAYAITQFMFAPLIGNLSDKFGRRPIILISLFAFSLDYILLAFAPTITWLFVGRIIAGLTGASISTASAYIADVSTAENRAKNFGMIGVAFGLGFIIGPVIGGVLGHYGSRIPFYAAAVLCMLNFLYGYFILPESLSKENRRPVNLKRANPIGAFLNLKKYPSLYGLLIALFLIFVASHAVESNWSYFTMYKFSWDEKMVGISLGVVGVLVSLVQGGLIRWTSRKLGNEKSIYAGMTLYTIGMFLFAFASEGWMMFLFLIPYCLAGIAGPSLRAIITNHVLPTEQGEIQGTIASLMSAATIVGPPVMSGLFYYFTHKGAPFEFAGMPFILGGLLMMISGIVSYFSLKKYAVSNTNSD; from the coding sequence ATGGCATCAAATAAAAAACAAGCGGCTATCGGCTTTATCTTCATCACAATGTTAATCGATATTACGGGTTGGGGAATTATCATTCCGGTTATTCCAAAACTGATTAAAGAATTAATACATGGTGATGTTAGTGAAGCGGCAAAATACGGTGGCTGGTTAACATTTGCTTATGCGATAACTCAATTTATGTTCGCTCCATTAATAGGCAATTTGAGTGATAAATTTGGGCGAAGACCCATAATCTTAATTTCGCTTTTTGCCTTTTCGCTGGATTATATCTTGCTGGCATTTGCTCCAACGATTACATGGTTGTTTGTAGGAAGAATAATTGCCGGATTGACCGGAGCAAGTATTTCAACAGCTTCGGCGTATATAGCCGATGTGAGCACGGCAGAAAATAGAGCCAAAAACTTTGGGATGATTGGCGTGGCTTTTGGCCTTGGATTTATAATTGGGCCGGTTATTGGAGGTGTTTTGGGGCATTATGGTTCCAGAATTCCGTTTTATGCTGCCGCAGTTTTATGCATGCTGAATTTCTTGTACGGTTATTTTATTTTGCCCGAATCATTATCAAAAGAAAACAGAAGGCCAGTGAATTTGAAAAGAGCCAATCCAATAGGTGCCTTTTTGAATTTAAAAAAATACCCATCGCTTTATGGATTATTAATTGCTTTGTTTTTGATTTTTGTTGCATCACATGCGGTCGAAAGCAACTGGAGTTATTTTACGATGTACAAATTCAGCTGGGACGAAAAAATGGTTGGAATTTCGCTGGGTGTTGTCGGCGTTTTAGTAAGTCTGGTCCAGGGAGGACTGATACGCTGGACCAGTCGAAAATTAGGAAATGAAAAAAGTATTTATGCGGGAATGACATTATATACTATCGGAATGTTTTTGTTTGCTTTTGCTTCAGAAGGCTGGATGATGTTTCTCTTTCTAATTCCATATTGTCTTGCTGGGATTGCTGGTCCATCATTGCGAGCTATTATTACAAATCATGTTTTGCCAACCGAACAAGGCGAAATTCAAGGAACAATTGCGAGTTTAATGAGTGCGGCAACCATTGTTGGACCACCAGTAATGTCAGGTCTTTTTTATTATTTTACACATAAAGGAGCACCATTTGAATTTGCAGGAATGCCATTTATTCTTGGCGGTTTATTGATGATGATTAGTGGTATTGTTTCCTATTTTTCATTAAAAAAGTATGCTGTTTCAAATACAAACAGTGATTAA
- a CDS encoding class I SAM-dependent DNA methyltransferase, which translates to MSELDKKGKKDSGTFYTPPSLVELILNEKLSTKNEETNYNIKTLDPSCGSGIFLLQSFKRLVKRYENKHNSKLNDFDVLINLLKTNIFGIELDAKSIKVAAFSLYLALLDNLDPKTGWWNGVIKFPYLVNDLDDKTLKEQGNNLFRKDTISDLSGIKELQNFDLIVGNPPFGTKNLLPTIISYCKKENFAQEMVLPFMHKASFLAPKGQIALIFNTKVLTNTGGTYQNFREWLFNKNYVEKIYNFSILRKAKKNFGGQLFGSAVGPISIVFYQKENPDNPKDTITYYAPKTYIKNDVLEGIVIDSSDEKFLPRIECEKKDSKIWKIAMWGSYFDFELLEKLNKAYISLGDFIKSNSDVWDCAKGIMSDSSKPEFIPEKIISPKFVKRYTTPKTALILNDKFYRKIDFKFVKSPFLVFKEGQTDKKYCASIIDYEEYFTNSLYGFYNSGDFRNSKVLCLFLNSTFANYFLALSTSTWGIERERINLNELLTIPSILDAINEIDLVNLSKLADEIISIKKSDEVDQNISHLEKEIDKIIFNDILKITEDEQVIIKDTLDYSLDLFEKQENSKAVLPVNEIDVYSKRLTKELNNWLDDVDLKASATIYDIKGNCPLYLVKISFGNEQKPVFESKEDIYKELKTLDRKLWEEESQNLYFRKKLNYYDGDDVYIIKPNQRRFWSQTAAMEDSKSLLVEILNMKE; encoded by the coding sequence TTGTCTGAATTAGATAAGAAAGGAAAAAAAGATTCAGGTACTTTTTATACACCACCATCATTGGTTGAATTAATTCTTAATGAAAAATTATCTACCAAAAATGAAGAAACAAATTACAATATAAAAACCTTAGACCCAAGTTGTGGTTCAGGAATTTTTTTGTTGCAAAGTTTTAAAAGATTAGTAAAACGTTATGAAAACAAACACAATAGTAAACTAAATGATTTTGATGTATTAATCAATCTTTTAAAAACTAATATTTTTGGAATCGAACTTGATGCAAAATCTATAAAAGTAGCTGCATTCAGTTTGTATTTAGCATTGTTGGACAATCTTGATCCTAAGACAGGGTGGTGGAATGGTGTTATAAAGTTCCCTTACTTAGTTAATGATTTAGATGATAAAACATTAAAAGAACAAGGAAATAATCTTTTTAGAAAAGATACAATTTCTGATCTGTCTGGAATTAAAGAATTGCAAAATTTTGATTTAATTGTTGGGAACCCACCTTTTGGAACAAAAAATTTATTACCAACAATAATTAGTTATTGCAAAAAAGAAAACTTTGCACAAGAAATGGTTTTGCCTTTTATGCACAAGGCTTCATTTTTAGCTCCAAAGGGTCAAATCGCTTTAATTTTTAATACTAAAGTTTTAACCAATACTGGCGGAACTTATCAAAATTTTAGAGAATGGCTATTCAATAAAAATTATGTTGAAAAAATATATAATTTTTCCATTTTAAGAAAAGCAAAAAAGAATTTTGGAGGTCAGCTTTTTGGTTCGGCAGTTGGTCCAATAAGTATTGTCTTTTATCAGAAAGAAAACCCAGACAATCCAAAGGATACAATTACTTATTATGCTCCAAAAACCTATATTAAAAATGATGTTTTAGAAGGAATTGTAATTGATTCATCAGATGAAAAGTTTTTACCAAGAATTGAATGTGAAAAGAAAGATTCTAAGATTTGGAAAATAGCAATGTGGGGAAGTTATTTTGATTTTGAGTTGCTTGAAAAATTGAATAAAGCATATATAAGTTTAGGTGATTTTATTAAATCAAACAGCGATGTATGGGACTGTGCAAAAGGTATAATGTCAGATAGTTCTAAGCCTGAATTTATTCCTGAAAAAATTATTTCTCCAAAATTTGTTAAAAGATATACAACTCCGAAGACGGCATTAATATTAAATGATAAGTTTTATAGAAAGATTGATTTTAAGTTTGTAAAATCACCATTTTTAGTTTTTAAAGAAGGACAGACAGACAAAAAGTATTGTGCTTCAATAATAGATTATGAAGAATATTTTACTAATTCATTGTATGGTTTTTATAATAGTGGTGATTTTAGAAATTCTAAAGTATTGTGTTTATTTCTAAATTCAACATTTGCTAATTATTTTTTAGCGCTTTCAACATCTACTTGGGGTATTGAAAGAGAAAGGATAAATTTAAATGAGTTACTTACAATACCGTCAATTTTAGATGCAATAAATGAAATAGATTTAGTTAATCTATCAAAACTTGCAGATGAAATAATTTCGATAAAAAAGTCAGACGAAGTAGATCAAAATATTTCTCATTTAGAAAAAGAAATAGACAAAATTATTTTCAACGATATTTTAAAAATAACAGAAGACGAGCAGGTAATAATTAAAGATACACTTGATTATAGTTTGGATTTGTTTGAAAAACAAGAGAATTCTAAAGCCGTTTTACCTGTTAATGAAATAGATGTTTATTCCAAAAGATTAACAAAAGAACTAAATAATTGGTTGGATGATGTTGATTTAAAAGCGTCTGCAACAATTTATGATATCAAAGGAAATTGCCCATTGTATTTGGTTAAAATATCATTTGGAAATGAACAAAAGCCAGTTTTCGAATCAAAAGAGGATATATATAAAGAGTTAAAAACATTAGATAGAAAACTTTGGGAAGAAGAAAGTCAAAATTTATATTTTAGAAAAAAACTAAATTATTATGATGGTGATGATGTTTACATCATAAAGCCAAATCAAAGACGTTTTTGGAGTCAAACTGCCGCTATGGAAGATAGTAAATCTTTGTTAGTTGAAATTCTTAATATGAAAGAATAA
- a CDS encoding WG repeat-containing protein, translating into MKNQVKVLLLSAMVLFFQNSFSQKKKPKQKSKPKTETIKGDPQPVEDVMLVSDAPVMAEEAPQIRELRSDGNYGRYATEKINDESIWFYDKYNSNYKFGIKKRDQVLLPALFERKTYPAVSDGNSFPIGIGNNYGLYNVEKEVWEIPMIYYSLNHIGNDIFSARTKNGYYGVLSRDNKVLIPFKWGEISTVSGVENYFILQDKKTNLRGLYSLLNGKFMIPCEYQYVQTVDNSNYFKVENEKGSNLVTIDNKPKFKKWYTQINSVSNSKNFIVKLNDRMGIIDENENIVLPIEYKDIKTYPYNDGSFLAVNKDGKYGCVLINGKVSLPFEYDQINTSYSNSLKTTKNNKCGLIQVNSGTPTEIVTCEYDNINIENETFIVEKNNLFGMLDSFGKLIAPCEYESIDKVVSKNNNYSSNFVFIAKKNKKFVLLDKNAQQISAIAYSNISPVTFLNKSGSYYDESKFSYLMCQNNNKAGLLDMMGQQVMESNYEEIVGENNNILLVKQKGKIGAYNLLTKTETLPCIYDQIILDANGNYGVKGKEIFSIDLNDNTKTVKL; encoded by the coding sequence ATGAAAAATCAAGTCAAAGTATTGTTGCTTTCTGCAATGGTTTTATTTTTTCAAAACAGCTTTTCGCAAAAGAAAAAACCAAAACAAAAAAGTAAACCTAAAACTGAAACAATAAAAGGCGATCCGCAGCCTGTTGAAGATGTAATGCTTGTGAGTGATGCGCCAGTCATGGCTGAAGAGGCTCCTCAGATAAGAGAGCTTCGTTCAGATGGAAATTATGGACGCTATGCTACAGAAAAAATAAACGACGAATCGATTTGGTTTTATGATAAATACAACAGCAATTATAAATTTGGAATCAAAAAAAGAGACCAAGTTCTTTTACCTGCATTATTCGAGAGAAAGACATATCCAGCTGTAAGCGACGGTAATTCTTTTCCAATTGGAATTGGGAATAATTACGGGCTTTATAATGTTGAAAAAGAAGTTTGGGAAATTCCTATGATTTACTACTCTTTGAATCATATTGGGAACGATATCTTTTCGGCACGTACAAAGAATGGTTATTATGGAGTATTAAGCAGAGACAATAAAGTGTTAATTCCTTTCAAATGGGGAGAAATCAGTACTGTTTCCGGAGTGGAGAACTATTTTATTCTGCAGGATAAAAAAACCAATTTGAGAGGGTTGTATAGTCTTTTGAATGGTAAATTTATGATTCCTTGTGAATATCAATACGTTCAAACTGTTGATAATAGTAATTATTTTAAAGTTGAAAATGAAAAAGGATCTAATTTGGTTACGATCGACAATAAGCCAAAATTTAAAAAATGGTATACTCAAATAAACAGCGTTAGCAACAGTAAAAATTTTATCGTAAAACTGAACGACAGAATGGGGATTATAGATGAAAATGAAAACATTGTTTTGCCAATAGAATACAAGGATATTAAAACTTATCCGTATAATGACGGTTCATTTTTGGCTGTCAATAAAGACGGTAAATACGGTTGTGTTTTAATCAACGGAAAAGTTTCTCTGCCATTTGAATACGACCAGATTAATACCAGTTATTCCAATAGTTTGAAAACTACCAAAAACAATAAATGCGGTTTGATACAAGTAAACAGCGGTACTCCTACGGAAATTGTTACTTGTGAATACGATAATATCAACATTGAAAACGAAACATTTATTGTAGAAAAAAACAATCTGTTTGGAATGTTGGATTCTTTTGGGAAATTAATCGCTCCCTGCGAATATGAATCCATAGACAAGGTTGTAAGCAAGAACAACAATTATTCCAGTAATTTTGTTTTTATTGCCAAAAAGAACAAGAAATTTGTTTTGCTGGACAAAAACGCACAGCAAATCTCAGCAATTGCATATTCTAATATCTCTCCAGTTACTTTTTTGAATAAAAGCGGCTCTTATTATGATGAATCAAAATTTAGTTATTTGATGTGTCAAAACAATAATAAAGCAGGTCTTTTGGATATGATGGGACAGCAGGTAATGGAATCTAACTACGAGGAAATTGTTGGAGAGAACAATAATATTTTGCTCGTAAAACAAAAAGGAAAAATTGGAGCATACAATTTGCTGACTAAAACTGAAACACTTCCTTGTATTTATGATCAGATAATACTGGATGCAAACGGTAATTATGGGGTCAAAGGGAAAGAAATTTTCTCAATAGATTTGAATGATAACACAAAAACGGTGAAATTGTAA